From Amycolatopsis sp. YIM 10, the proteins below share one genomic window:
- a CDS encoding NAD(P)/FAD-dependent oxidoreductase has product MSDDRLLVVGGGQAGTQLVSSARELGWDGPITLIGQEPHAPYSRPPLSKAFLKGEASLDSLALRTAAFYAEQDIGLVLGERVERLELTGGGAGTAAAVSGRRWTFDRLVLATGARPRQLPLDGAGLDGVLVLRDVRDARTLARRLDGVTDLVVLGGGFVGLEVAATVSAAGVRATVVEAAPALMARVLSPVTARVVEAAHRAAGIRVLTGERPARLLGKDGAVAGVELEGGEQLPAQLVLVGVGAQPRDELARTAGLHCDNGVVVDAYSRASDGYTIAVGDCANLPDPSPASSPAARLRLESVDNAIEQAKAAASVLVGGQQPYRSVPWFWSDQGTIKIQIAGLARADDVVVVRPDARPGRSTVLRYRDERLVAVECVNSPADFLVVRKALASGTSLAPEAAADVSRPLKAHLAESQLGNGVTTG; this is encoded by the coding sequence GTGAGCGATGACCGTTTGCTCGTCGTGGGCGGGGGCCAGGCCGGCACGCAGCTGGTCAGCAGCGCTCGGGAATTAGGCTGGGACGGGCCCATCACCCTGATCGGGCAGGAACCGCACGCCCCCTACAGTCGCCCACCGCTGTCGAAGGCGTTCCTGAAGGGGGAGGCATCCCTCGATTCGCTCGCGTTGCGCACAGCTGCTTTCTATGCCGAGCAGGACATCGGCCTGGTGCTGGGAGAGCGCGTCGAGCGGTTGGAGCTGACCGGTGGCGGAGCGGGGACGGCGGCAGCCGTCTCGGGCCGCCGCTGGACCTTCGACCGCCTCGTACTGGCGACCGGCGCGCGACCGCGCCAGCTCCCGCTCGACGGGGCCGGTCTCGATGGTGTGCTGGTGCTCCGGGACGTTCGTGACGCGCGGACTCTCGCGCGCCGTCTGGATGGGGTCACCGACCTGGTCGTGCTCGGGGGTGGTTTCGTCGGGCTGGAGGTCGCCGCCACCGTGTCGGCGGCCGGCGTTCGGGCCACCGTGGTGGAAGCCGCGCCGGCGTTGATGGCCCGGGTGCTCAGCCCGGTTACGGCGCGGGTGGTCGAGGCGGCCCACCGCGCGGCCGGGATCAGGGTGCTCACGGGTGAACGTCCGGCCCGTCTGCTGGGCAAGGACGGCGCGGTCGCGGGTGTCGAGTTGGAGGGTGGAGAACAGCTGCCCGCCCAGCTCGTTCTTGTCGGCGTGGGTGCGCAGCCTCGTGACGAGTTGGCGCGGACGGCGGGTCTTCATTGTGACAACGGGGTTGTCGTAGACGCGTACTCTCGTGCTTCCGACGGGTACACCATCGCCGTCGGTGACTGCGCGAACCTGCCCGACCCATCACCGGCGTCCTCACCGGCCGCACGCCTGAGGTTGGAGAGCGTGGATAACGCGATCGAACAGGCCAAGGCCGCCGCGTCCGTGCTCGTCGGCGGTCAGCAGCCGTACCGCAGCGTGCCGTGGTTCTGGTCCGATCAGGGCACGATCAAGATCCAGATCGCGGGCCTCGCGCGGGCGGACGATGTCGTAGTCGTCCGCCCGGACGCCCGGCCGGGGCGATCGACCGTCCTGCGCTACCGGGACGAGCGCCTGGTAGCCGTCGAGTGTGTCAACAGCCCCGCGGACTTTCTCGTGGTGCGCAAGGCTTTGGCCAGTGGAACCTCCTTGGCCCCCGAGGCCGCGGCGGACGTCAGCCGACCTCTGAAGGCCCATCTCGCTGAATCGCAGCTTGGAAATGGGGTGACAACAGGATGA
- a CDS encoding 2Fe-2S iron-sulfur cluster-binding protein has product MPKVFYTQPDGSERVVEAAAGDSVMQTAVRNGVAGIVGQCGGVLSCATCHVFLAEENAGDFPPVGEDEDEMLDCAATEREDNSRLSCQLVLDDGREVHVTVPEAQL; this is encoded by the coding sequence ATGCCGAAGGTGTTCTACACCCAGCCCGACGGCAGCGAGCGGGTGGTCGAAGCGGCCGCCGGCGATTCCGTGATGCAGACCGCGGTCCGCAACGGGGTCGCGGGGATCGTGGGCCAATGCGGCGGTGTGCTGTCCTGCGCGACCTGCCACGTGTTCCTCGCCGAGGAGAACGCGGGCGACTTCCCGCCGGTCGGCGAGGACGAGGACGAGATGCTCGACTGCGCCGCCACCGAGCGCGAGGACAACTCCCGCCTGTCCTGCCAGCTGGTGCTGGACGACGGGCGGGAAGTGCACGTGACCGTACCGGAAGCTCAGTTGTGA
- a CDS encoding cytochrome P450, with protein MTETTSVGTEFPFGPVSPDDAVEHMKRLLADRPMTKVTMPHGGDLWVVHRNRAAKEVLADPRFVREPFRTGERVVPFPVPFPDFLRTTLQFEDPPQHTKLRKLVQKAISPRRVREMRSSAVAFANELIDRMLARDGVHNLVAEYAVPLPIEMLSSLLGVPSSDREKFERWSSSSMSVAGASDSSAADMAELAAYMTDLIAKRREEPRDDLLSSLAHAREKDETLTDAEILPIAFILIVGGFDNTANFITTAVRSLLRSDEQRALFLTDPDGLAPTAAEEVLRHGGFETGNPVGAGGGLVPFVAKEDVLVDGQLIAAGEAVAIDPVSTNHDPATFEEPGRFDITRKDNPHLMLSHGLHHCLGAPLARMELQVGMSEIFKRIPGLRLAGEAEARSDVLTQPMTGLPVTW; from the coding sequence GTGACCGAGACGACCAGCGTTGGCACCGAGTTCCCGTTCGGGCCGGTTTCCCCGGACGACGCGGTGGAACACATGAAGCGGCTCTTGGCCGACCGGCCGATGACCAAGGTCACCATGCCCCACGGCGGTGACTTGTGGGTCGTGCACCGCAACCGCGCGGCGAAGGAGGTACTCGCCGATCCGCGGTTCGTCCGCGAGCCGTTCCGCACCGGCGAGCGAGTCGTGCCGTTCCCGGTGCCGTTCCCCGACTTCCTGCGGACCACCCTGCAGTTCGAGGACCCGCCCCAGCACACCAAGCTGCGCAAGCTCGTGCAGAAGGCGATCTCCCCGCGGCGGGTGCGTGAGATGCGCTCTTCGGCCGTGGCGTTCGCCAACGAGCTGATCGACCGCATGCTCGCCCGCGATGGCGTCCACAACCTGGTGGCCGAGTACGCGGTGCCGCTGCCGATCGAGATGCTCAGCTCGCTGCTGGGGGTGCCGTCCTCGGATCGGGAAAAGTTCGAGCGATGGAGTTCGTCGAGCATGTCCGTGGCCGGCGCGAGCGACAGCTCCGCGGCGGACATGGCCGAACTCGCGGCCTACATGACCGACTTGATCGCGAAGCGCCGCGAGGAGCCGCGAGACGATCTGCTCAGTTCGCTGGCGCACGCACGGGAGAAGGACGAGACCCTCACCGACGCCGAGATCCTTCCCATCGCGTTCATCCTGATCGTCGGCGGGTTCGACAACACGGCCAACTTCATCACCACGGCCGTGCGTTCGCTGCTGCGGTCGGACGAACAGCGCGCGCTGTTCCTCACCGACCCGGACGGGCTGGCGCCCACCGCGGCCGAAGAAGTGCTGCGGCACGGCGGGTTCGAAACCGGGAATCCGGTGGGCGCCGGAGGTGGCCTGGTCCCGTTTGTCGCGAAGGAGGACGTGCTCGTCGACGGGCAGCTGATCGCCGCGGGCGAGGCGGTTGCGATCGACCCGGTCTCCACCAACCACGATCCCGCCACCTTCGAGGAGCCCGGCCGGTTCGACATCACGCGGAAGGACAACCCGCACCTCATGCTCAGCCACGGCCTGCACCACTGCCTCGGCGCGCCGCTGGCCCGGATGGAGTTGCAGGTCGGCATGTCCGAGATCTTCAAGCGCATTCCCGGGCTGCGGCTGGCCGGTGAGGCGGAGGCTCGCAGTGACGTGCTGACCCAGCCGATGACCGGCCTGCCGGTCACCTGGTGA
- a CDS encoding SDR family NAD(P)-dependent oxidoreductase, whose amino-acid sequence MNPLTFDDRVVVITGAGRGIGRAHALLLAARGASVVVSDLGARVDGSDVDGDDPAGSVVEEIRAAGGTAVASRADVSTETGAAAVIDAAISEFGRLDAVVNNAGIVRTAHFDQISTAEYQRYLDVHFFGSLHVCRAAWPHLVESGAGRVVNTVSAAMLGNPLMTHYGSSKGAVFSLTRNLAIEGAEHGILVNALAPGAGTRMAENSADSLSPEVLQYLRTQLLPEHVAPVAAYLLHPSCAVTGEVFNVAGGAVSRMAVVTTTGIHDPALTVETVAERFDEVMAITPDAQPQAITAPQPHTT is encoded by the coding sequence GTGAACCCCCTGACTTTCGACGACCGCGTGGTCGTCATCACCGGTGCCGGGCGCGGCATCGGCCGCGCGCACGCCCTTTTGCTGGCCGCCCGCGGCGCCTCGGTGGTCGTCTCGGACCTGGGTGCCCGCGTGGACGGGTCCGATGTGGACGGTGACGATCCGGCCGGGAGCGTCGTCGAGGAAATCCGTGCCGCTGGTGGAACCGCCGTCGCGTCACGTGCCGACGTCTCCACCGAGACCGGTGCGGCCGCGGTGATCGACGCCGCGATCAGCGAGTTCGGGCGCCTCGACGCGGTGGTGAACAACGCCGGCATCGTGCGCACCGCGCACTTCGACCAGATCAGCACCGCGGAATACCAGCGTTACCTGGACGTCCATTTCTTCGGCTCGCTGCACGTGTGCCGTGCGGCGTGGCCGCACCTCGTCGAGTCGGGCGCCGGGCGCGTGGTCAACACCGTGTCCGCGGCGATGCTGGGCAACCCGCTGATGACCCACTACGGCAGTTCCAAGGGCGCGGTGTTCTCCCTGACCCGCAACCTCGCGATCGAAGGCGCGGAACACGGCATCCTCGTCAACGCGCTGGCGCCGGGCGCCGGGACGCGAATGGCGGAGAACTCGGCCGACTCGTTGTCGCCCGAAGTGCTGCAGTACCTGCGCACCCAGTTGCTGCCCGAACACGTCGCACCGGTGGCCGCCTACCTCTTGCACCCGTCGTGCGCGGTCACCGGCGAGGTGTTCAACGTCGCGGGCGGCGCGGTCAGCCGCATGGCCGTCGTGACCACGACCGGCATCCACGACCCCGCGCTCACCGTCGAGACCGTGGCCGAGCGCTTCGACGAGGTCATGGCGATCACGCCGGACGCGCAGCCGCAAGCGATCACCGCACCACAGCCCCACACCACCTGA
- a CDS encoding SMP-30/gluconolactonase/LRE family protein, giving the protein MTDTAVDPFAAAAPVTPQELSRGYTWAECPRWHGGALWFSDMYAHRILRLNAAGEPETMVDLSTRTSVNGTEVIPGGFGWLPDGRLIVTSMHERLVLVFDGEQLTEYADLREAAAGPINDMVVDADGRAYVTQLGFDLFAGEQPRDSALIAVEPDRSMRALTELGEFSGANGIAISSDGRRVVTAEAFANRITELDRAEDGRLSGRRVFAETPSLPDGICLDDGGGVWAGMPSVPAVARFVEGGEITDIARFRAEEALPPACVLGGENRRTLFICAGLDVLDWEQSRQNRNGTIWTAAVSVGGGTSRP; this is encoded by the coding sequence ATGACCGACACCGCCGTCGACCCCTTTGCCGCCGCTGCCCCGGTCACACCGCAGGAGCTGTCGCGCGGGTACACCTGGGCCGAATGCCCGCGCTGGCACGGCGGAGCGCTGTGGTTCAGCGACATGTACGCGCACCGGATCCTGCGGCTGAACGCCGCCGGTGAGCCGGAGACCATGGTCGATCTGTCCACGCGGACCTCGGTGAACGGCACGGAGGTCATTCCCGGCGGGTTCGGCTGGTTGCCCGACGGCAGGCTCATCGTCACCTCGATGCATGAGCGCCTGGTCCTCGTGTTCGACGGCGAGCAGCTCACTGAATACGCCGACCTGCGAGAAGCCGCCGCCGGACCGATCAACGACATGGTCGTCGACGCCGATGGCCGCGCCTACGTCACGCAGCTGGGCTTCGACCTGTTCGCCGGTGAACAGCCGCGCGACTCCGCGCTGATCGCGGTGGAACCCGACCGCAGCATGCGCGCGCTGACCGAACTCGGAGAGTTCTCCGGCGCGAACGGCATCGCGATCAGCTCGGACGGCAGGCGGGTGGTGACCGCCGAAGCGTTCGCGAACCGCATCACCGAACTGGACCGCGCCGAGGATGGCCGCCTCAGCGGGCGCCGGGTGTTCGCCGAGACGCCCTCGTTGCCCGACGGCATCTGCCTCGACGACGGTGGCGGCGTCTGGGCCGGGATGCCCTCCGTCCCGGCCGTGGCGCGGTTCGTCGAAGGCGGCGAGATCACCGATATCGCCCGCTTCCGCGCCGAGGAAGCGCTGCCACCCGCCTGCGTTCTCGGCGGCGAGAACCGCCGCACGCTGTTCATCTGCGCTGGCCTGGACGTACTCGACTGGGAGCAGTCGCGGCAGAACCGCAACGGGACGATCTGGACCGCCGCGGTCAGCGTCGGCGGCGGCACGAGCCGGCCCTGA
- a CDS encoding alpha/beta hydrolase — protein MALPPLDPDAAAIAAAMAGTPPMRERGITAIRDMLEEMPFPSGLPEMAETVDRAIPGPHGEIPLRSFRPNDESRAPVLVYFHGGGMCMGSNHSFEPLARNLAHHSGATVVSVDYRLAPEAPPPAQFDDAYTATAWVAEHAGELDVDPDRLVVLGDSAGGTLAAAVALAARDREGPGIFGQVLIYPGLDRDMGARSMTECADAPILGRDDVLYLNELADSGQGYPASPYRIPAYAADLSGLPPAIVVTGECDPIRDWGERYAERLRDAGVQTTLTRYPGSYHGFVKQFDLLARGRLALAETCALLRAKFAHPLPF, from the coding sequence ATGGCCCTTCCCCCGCTCGACCCGGACGCCGCGGCAATCGCCGCGGCCATGGCAGGCACGCCGCCGATGCGAGAACGTGGCATCACCGCGATTCGCGACATGCTGGAGGAAATGCCGTTCCCCTCGGGGCTGCCCGAGATGGCCGAGACGGTCGATCGGGCGATCCCGGGACCACACGGCGAGATCCCGCTGCGCAGCTTCCGGCCGAACGACGAAAGCCGGGCCCCGGTGCTCGTGTACTTCCACGGTGGCGGCATGTGCATGGGGTCGAATCACTCGTTCGAACCCCTCGCCCGCAACCTGGCCCACCACAGCGGCGCCACCGTGGTGTCCGTCGATTACCGCCTGGCTCCGGAGGCGCCCCCGCCCGCCCAGTTCGACGACGCGTACACCGCGACCGCGTGGGTCGCCGAGCATGCCGGGGAACTGGACGTCGACCCCGACCGGCTGGTTGTCCTCGGGGACAGCGCCGGCGGCACGTTGGCCGCCGCGGTGGCGCTCGCCGCACGGGACCGTGAAGGGCCCGGCATCTTCGGCCAGGTGCTCATCTACCCGGGCCTGGACCGGGACATGGGTGCCCGGTCGATGACCGAATGCGCCGACGCGCCCATCCTCGGCCGCGACGATGTGTTGTACCTCAACGAACTCGCCGACAGCGGGCAGGGGTATCCCGCCAGCCCGTACCGCATCCCCGCCTACGCCGCGGACCTGAGCGGGCTGCCGCCGGCCATCGTGGTGACGGGGGAGTGCGACCCGATCCGCGACTGGGGCGAGCGGTACGCCGAGCGGCTGCGCGATGCCGGAGTGCAGACCACGCTGACCCGCTATCCGGGCTCCTACCACGGTTTTGTCAAGCAGTTCGACCTCCTGGCCCGTGGCAGGCTCGCGCTCGCCGAGACCTGCGCCTTGCTGCGCGCCAAGTTCGCCCATCCGCTCCCGTTCTGA
- a CDS encoding enoyl-CoA hydratase/isomerase family protein has protein sequence MTTDSPQTIPLSVTLDDGVGLLELRRPPNNFFDEQLIGAIVDAARELDDDSRCRALVLASAGKHFCAGADFGAGGGFDADRVAVSERLYRRAAQLFEVQTPIIAAVQGAAVGGGLGLACAADFRVATPATRFVANFSVLGFHHGFGLSVTLPDLVGRRVAADLLLTGRRVGGEEAVRIGLADRLAEPDQLRETAIDWARSIAAAAPLAVRSIRTTLRADLPGRVQEALEHELAEQARLWATRDCAEGIAASLERRQPVFHGE, from the coding sequence ATGACGACGGACAGCCCGCAGACCATCCCACTGTCGGTCACGCTCGACGACGGTGTCGGCCTGCTCGAACTGCGACGGCCACCGAACAACTTCTTCGACGAGCAGTTGATCGGGGCGATCGTCGACGCGGCGCGCGAACTCGACGACGACTCGCGATGCCGCGCGCTCGTGCTGGCGTCGGCCGGCAAGCACTTCTGCGCGGGTGCCGACTTCGGTGCGGGTGGCGGGTTCGACGCCGACCGGGTGGCGGTGTCCGAGCGGCTGTATCGGCGGGCCGCGCAACTGTTCGAGGTCCAGACCCCGATCATCGCCGCGGTGCAGGGCGCCGCCGTGGGCGGCGGACTGGGACTGGCCTGCGCAGCCGACTTCCGGGTGGCGACGCCCGCGACGCGGTTCGTCGCCAACTTCTCGGTGTTGGGCTTCCACCACGGCTTCGGGCTGAGCGTCACCTTGCCCGACCTGGTGGGCAGGCGAGTCGCGGCCGACCTGCTGCTGACCGGCAGGCGGGTCGGCGGTGAAGAGGCGGTTCGTATCGGGCTCGCCGATCGGCTGGCCGAGCCGGATCAGCTGCGCGAAACCGCCATCGACTGGGCGCGGTCGATCGCGGCCGCCGCACCGCTCGCCGTCCGGTCGATCCGCACCACGCTGCGCGCGGACCTGCCCGGCCGGGTTCAAGAGGCACTGGAACACGAGCTGGCCGAACAGGCCCGGCTCTGGGCGACGCGAGATTGCGCCGAAGGCATCGCCGCCAGCCTCGAACGGCGCCAACCGGTATTCCACGGCGAGTGA
- a CDS encoding NAD(P)/FAD-dependent oxidoreductase, which produces MTVISADQPTYVVSPVADVDPAALDAAVDAAEPGALLMALVHLTGDTTLVEEFKSKLDEQQHGPSPAILGEYPESVAAEVRERAKKLLGSQLVPRITVPDDKLFQRMAEVCVNDTIGDEYVPHLREQAGFEPAQRVVPRTRKAPEDFTVAIIGAGMIGLNAAIKLGEAGFRYQIFEEREDIGGTWSRNVYPGAAVDTPSHFYSYSFELNPRWSKYYPTGPEYLDYLHGVARKYELYPHISFSTKVLGCEWHEDEQAWQITVRHGDGFVRTRRANAVVTATGVLNGASIPEFDGMDTFEGTMMHTAEWRDDVDLTGKKVVVLGTGCTSVQVVASVVDQVEALHVVLRQPHWIVPERRVSEEVPDGVKWALENIPYFHQWLRLKTYWWAADKGWIIPRIDEEWYAEHVSASPANDALMQVCLDHLDRTFADRPDLKQKLTPDFPPFAKRIVKDPGFLEAIKRDNVSVHRGSFREIRPDGVVTTDGEFIAADVIIWATGFKLEYLGFLDVVGRDGRVLAEEWADQNPRAYLGITVPGFPNLFVTAGPNAAPNHGGGHNVTSEEHVHYVVESLQYLVEHGYTAMEPRQDATDDYNQRVDDELDKTVWKHAGTANGYYRNKSGRAWITCPWRLVDYWAMLREPQPDDYVFTRE; this is translated from the coding sequence ATGACCGTCATCTCCGCCGACCAGCCGACCTACGTGGTTTCCCCCGTCGCCGACGTCGATCCCGCCGCGCTTGACGCCGCCGTCGACGCCGCGGAGCCCGGTGCCCTGCTGATGGCATTGGTGCACCTCACCGGCGACACCACCCTCGTCGAGGAGTTCAAGTCCAAACTCGACGAACAGCAACACGGACCTTCCCCGGCGATTCTCGGCGAGTATCCGGAGAGCGTCGCGGCGGAAGTCCGTGAACGAGCCAAGAAACTCCTGGGCAGCCAGCTGGTTCCCCGGATCACGGTGCCGGACGACAAGCTCTTCCAGCGCATGGCCGAGGTGTGCGTGAACGACACCATCGGGGACGAGTATGTCCCGCACCTCCGTGAGCAGGCAGGGTTCGAGCCCGCGCAGCGGGTCGTGCCGCGGACGCGCAAGGCGCCGGAGGACTTCACCGTCGCGATCATCGGGGCCGGCATGATCGGGCTCAACGCGGCGATCAAGCTCGGCGAGGCCGGTTTCCGCTACCAGATCTTCGAAGAGCGCGAGGACATCGGCGGGACCTGGTCACGCAACGTCTATCCCGGTGCGGCGGTCGACACCCCCAGCCACTTCTACTCGTACTCGTTCGAGCTGAATCCCCGGTGGTCGAAGTACTACCCGACCGGACCGGAGTACCTCGACTACCTGCACGGGGTGGCCCGGAAGTACGAGCTGTACCCGCACATCTCGTTCTCCACCAAGGTTCTCGGCTGCGAATGGCACGAGGACGAGCAGGCTTGGCAGATCACGGTTCGCCACGGGGACGGCTTCGTGCGAACCCGCCGCGCCAACGCCGTGGTCACCGCCACCGGCGTGCTCAACGGCGCGTCCATCCCCGAATTCGACGGGATGGACACCTTCGAAGGCACGATGATGCACACTGCGGAATGGCGCGACGACGTCGACCTGACCGGCAAGAAGGTGGTCGTGCTCGGTACCGGCTGTACGTCGGTGCAGGTCGTGGCCAGCGTGGTCGACCAGGTCGAAGCCCTGCACGTGGTGCTGCGCCAGCCGCACTGGATCGTCCCGGAACGCCGCGTGTCCGAAGAGGTGCCGGACGGGGTGAAGTGGGCGCTGGAGAACATTCCCTACTTCCACCAGTGGCTCCGGCTCAAGACCTACTGGTGGGCAGCGGACAAGGGCTGGATCATCCCCCGGATCGACGAGGAATGGTATGCCGAGCACGTCTCGGCCTCGCCGGCCAACGACGCGCTGATGCAGGTGTGCCTGGACCACCTGGACCGGACGTTCGCCGACCGCCCTGATCTGAAGCAGAAGCTGACGCCCGACTTCCCGCCGTTCGCCAAGCGCATCGTGAAAGACCCCGGTTTCCTCGAAGCCATCAAGCGGGACAACGTATCGGTGCACCGAGGCTCGTTCCGCGAGATCCGCCCCGACGGCGTCGTGACCACCGACGGCGAGTTCATCGCCGCTGACGTCATCATCTGGGCGACCGGGTTCAAGCTCGAATACCTCGGTTTCCTCGATGTCGTCGGCCGCGACGGGCGGGTACTCGCCGAAGAGTGGGCCGACCAGAACCCGCGGGCATACCTCGGCATCACCGTGCCCGGGTTCCCCAATCTCTTCGTGACCGCGGGCCCCAACGCCGCGCCCAACCACGGTGGCGGGCACAACGTCACCAGCGAGGAGCACGTGCACTACGTCGTGGAGAGCCTGCAGTACTTGGTCGAGCACGGCTACACCGCGATGGAACCCCGGCAGGACGCGACCGACGACTACAACCAGCGGGTGGACGACGAACTGGACAAGACGGTGTGGAAGCACGCCGGGACCGCGAACGGCTACTACCGCAACAAGTCCGGCCGTGCGTGGATCACCTGCCCGTGGCGACTGGTCGACTACTGGGCGATGCTGCGCGAGCCCCAGCCTGACGACTACGTGTTCACCCGCGAGTAG
- a CDS encoding IclR family transcriptional regulator, with the protein MTTGSPDTPIAMIDRVASLLEAFHGDHRLTLAQIYRRVRLPRSSVHRILQRLVELGWVERQENLYSLGIKMFELGVQAVRRDGVHQVALPRMHALHRSTGLTVYLSALASPDVLHLERVGGWPAKGKDWEVGARQSAVRSAPGLALLARLDESDWPELVFPTRPSAGIRNRVQLRRELDRVGDRSGVAVDARGCAADTLVVAASIGPGTGDLRVALSLCGPADTTPVEKAVNAVRMAATEIWYEASGVTPLLPRRTPPRFAASPPRAIAPG; encoded by the coding sequence ATGACGACGGGAAGCCCGGACACGCCCATCGCCATGATCGACCGAGTGGCCTCCCTGTTGGAGGCCTTCCACGGCGACCATCGCCTCACCCTGGCGCAGATCTATCGCCGGGTTCGCCTGCCTCGCTCGTCGGTGCACCGGATCCTGCAGCGCCTGGTCGAACTGGGCTGGGTCGAGCGGCAGGAGAACCTGTACTCGCTGGGCATCAAGATGTTCGAACTCGGTGTGCAGGCCGTGCGGCGGGACGGCGTCCACCAGGTCGCGCTGCCCCGAATGCACGCGTTGCACCGATCGACCGGGCTCACCGTGTACCTGAGCGCGCTGGCCTCACCGGACGTGCTGCACCTGGAGCGGGTCGGCGGCTGGCCCGCGAAGGGCAAGGACTGGGAGGTGGGGGCGCGGCAATCCGCCGTGCGCTCGGCGCCGGGCCTGGCCCTGCTGGCGCGGCTCGACGAATCGGACTGGCCCGAGCTGGTCTTCCCGACTCGGCCATCGGCCGGGATCCGCAACCGCGTGCAGTTGCGCCGAGAACTCGACCGGGTCGGGGATCGCAGCGGCGTCGCGGTGGACGCGCGCGGTTGCGCCGCCGACACCCTCGTCGTGGCGGCATCGATCGGCCCGGGGACCGGAGATCTGCGGGTAGCGCTGTCGTTGTGCGGGCCCGCCGACACGACGCCGGTCGAGAAGGCCGTCAATGCGGTCCGGATGGCCGCGACGGAGATCTGGTACGAGGCCTCGGGTGTCACACCGCTCCTGCCCCGCCGCACTCCGCCCCGGTTCGCCGCCAGCCCGCCGCGAGCGATCGCTCCCGGCTGA
- a CDS encoding TetR/AcrR family transcriptional regulator, with product MSKPKRPTLTERRTEELRIAIARKAVEIFVADGDTSATIERIAEAAGVSQRTFYRHFPVKEDVVRPLFRASSNSVIEALEQASDDGEPVEVLVTAWTSDLIHGGLGDFERRFLTLMVSTPQYRLRWLEVDDELCDAMIRFLERRQLLGDHPLHRSLPAYLIVQATRHVFEYWIKSGSHEDIADLLRDAFRMVLAGTRAPAAG from the coding sequence ATGAGCAAGCCGAAACGACCGACGCTGACCGAGCGCCGCACCGAAGAACTCCGGATCGCGATCGCGCGCAAGGCCGTCGAGATCTTCGTCGCCGACGGCGACACCTCCGCGACGATCGAGCGCATCGCCGAGGCGGCGGGCGTGTCGCAGCGGACGTTCTACCGGCACTTCCCGGTCAAAGAGGACGTGGTGCGCCCGTTGTTCCGGGCGAGCTCGAACTCGGTCATCGAGGCATTGGAGCAGGCGTCCGACGACGGGGAGCCGGTCGAGGTCCTGGTGACGGCGTGGACCTCGGACCTGATCCACGGCGGTCTCGGCGACTTCGAGCGGCGGTTCCTGACCCTCATGGTGTCCACCCCGCAGTACCGGCTGCGCTGGCTCGAAGTCGACGATGAGTTGTGCGATGCGATGATCCGCTTCCTGGAGCGGCGGCAGCTGCTAGGTGACCATCCGTTGCACCGTTCCCTTCCCGCTTACCTGATCGTGCAAGCAACCAGGCACGTCTTCGAATACTGGATCAAATCCGGTTCCCACGAGGACATCGCCGACTTGCTGCGGGACGCGTTCCGGATGGTGCTGGCCGGCACCAGGGCTCCGGCCGCCGGCTGA